Proteins encoded within one genomic window of Nilaparvata lugens isolate BPH chromosome 11, ASM1435652v1, whole genome shotgun sequence:
- the LOC111049483 gene encoding uncharacterized protein LOC111049483 isoform X2 gives MTGAVDLDVFLYNTPGQNPTQIKYLKSISPFAREERVLTLLKHQELKHELAEIHAKYGGPPIEEWRNYELSPSEIQNQDDNYYWTSRALVKLSDVITDEDLLRFVHRILFVSGGDSFFFLIIGGTIFGIGVVFNGLLLVGAHTNNVTAMSAWVPYQRLLFAFDLYCLLVITVVSSTPALALFQTARIFLRWWCIRNVNRHLKNFSPPESHKPLFNKTQFDKTQINLLPNNRTEAKPVVCRLAIVNHLF, from the exons ATGACAGGAGCAGTAGATCTAGACGTCTTCCTATACAACACCCCAGGCCAAAATCCAACCCAAATCAAATACTTGAAAAGCATTTCACCCTTTGCAAGGGAGGAACGAGTATTGACTCTATTGAAACACCAAGAACTGAAGCACGAACTAGCAGAAATACACGCTAAATATGGCGGTCCACCAATTGAAGAATGGCGGAATTATGAATTGTCTCCTTCGGAGATACAAAATCAAGATGATAATTACTATTGGACCTCCAGAGCCCTAGTGAAACTCAGTGACGTCATCACCGATGAAGATCTTCTGAGATTTGTACACAGAATTTTGTTTGTGTCTGGAGGAG attcctttttctttttgatAATTGGTGGCACAATTTTTGGAATTGGAGTAGTTTTCAATGGTTTACTCCTCGTTGGAGCTCATACT aatAACGTCACGGCAATGTCAGCTTGGGTACCTTATCAGAGACTGCTTTTTGCCTTTGATCTGTACTGTCTACTAGTTATTACAGTAGTTTCAAGTACCCCAGCCTTGGCTTTGTTTCAAACTGCAAGAATCT TTCTCAGATGGTGGTGTATACGCAATGTGAACAGACATCTTAAAAACTTCAGTCCACCAGAGTCTCACAAACCTCTGTTTAACAAAACACAGTTTGACAAAACTCAGATCAATCTATTGCCTAATAACAGAACAGAAGCCAAACCTGTTGTGTGTAG GTTGGCAATAGTCAATCATCTGTTTTAG
- the LOC111049483 gene encoding uncharacterized protein LOC111049483 isoform X3, whose product MTGAVDLDVFLYNTPGQNPTQIKYLKSISPFAREERVLTLLKHQELKHELAEIHAKYGGPPIEEWRNYELSPSEIQNQDDNYYWTSRALVKLSDVITDEDLLRFVHRILFVSGGDSFFFLIIGGTIFGIGVVFNGLLLVGAHTNNVTAMSAWVPYQRLLFAFDLYCLLVITVVSSTPALALFQTARIYGSGQLSQSQMHF is encoded by the exons ATGACAGGAGCAGTAGATCTAGACGTCTTCCTATACAACACCCCAGGCCAAAATCCAACCCAAATCAAATACTTGAAAAGCATTTCACCCTTTGCAAGGGAGGAACGAGTATTGACTCTATTGAAACACCAAGAACTGAAGCACGAACTAGCAGAAATACACGCTAAATATGGCGGTCCACCAATTGAAGAATGGCGGAATTATGAATTGTCTCCTTCGGAGATACAAAATCAAGATGATAATTACTATTGGACCTCCAGAGCCCTAGTGAAACTCAGTGACGTCATCACCGATGAAGATCTTCTGAGATTTGTACACAGAATTTTGTTTGTGTCTGGAGGAG attcctttttctttttgatAATTGGTGGCACAATTTTTGGAATTGGAGTAGTTTTCAATGGTTTACTCCTCGTTGGAGCTCATACT aatAACGTCACGGCAATGTCAGCTTGGGTACCTTATCAGAGACTGCTTTTTGCCTTTGATCTGTACTGTCTACTAGTTATTACAGTAGTTTCAAGTACCCCAGCCTTGGCTTTGTTTCAAACTGCAAGAATCT ACGGCTCAGGTCAACTCTCCCAATCACAGATGCACTTCTAG
- the LOC111049483 gene encoding uncharacterized protein LOC111049483 isoform X1 — MSISTQNIHPLSLSGDVANNFSTWLQQFKIFLIAANLDEAPSKQKVALFLALIGPQGLAVFNSFNKDSDAIKFEELVQLFKEHFLPTKNLTVERHKFFTRVQQPGESIDDFVTALKTLSNSCEFGSLTDSLVKDILICGLNDSHTNIKERLLQDPDLNLEKALQVCRSVVMSQQHVKALLCPTSDLTIGAVNRRFLWDGSNQFHQPANNSGYVHTPSNSGDVIQQDHSSTQPFRSGQVNQRPNMPPICDKCGQVHRFKCPALNKTCSRCGRLNPFAKMCRSKTVMSIEYHQSQPQENQANTSDTSCSDGSGQLSQSQMHF, encoded by the exons ATGTCTATTTCGACACAAAATATTCACCCTCTTAGCCTTTCCGGCGATGTGGCGAATAACTTCTCGACCTGGCTTcaacaatttaaaatatttttgattgcaGCAAACCTTGATGAGGCTCCATCCAAACAGAAAGTGGCCTTGTTTCTTGCCCTGATTGGACCTCAAGGGCTGGCAGTTTTTAACTCATTCAATAAAGACTCAGATGCAATCAAATTTGAGGAGTTGGTCCAACTTTTTAAAGAACATTTTCTCCCCACAAAAAACTTGACAGTTGAACGTCACAAATTCTTCACTCGAGTGCAGCAGCCAGGTGAGAGTATTGATGACTTTGTCACTGCCTTAAAGACACTGAGTAACTCCTGTGAATTTGGGTCATTGACTGATAGTCTGGTGAaagatattttgatttgtgGACTCAATGACAGTCACACTAACATTAAAGAACGCCTGCTCCAGGATCCGGACCTTAACCTAGAAAAAGCACTGCAAGTGTGCCGATCAGTGGTGATGTCCCAACAGCATGTCAAAGCCCTCCTGTGCCCTACTTCTGACTTGACAATTGGAGCAGTGAACAGACGATTTCTTTGGGATGGATCAAACCAGTTTCATCAACCAGCCAACAACTCAGGTTATGTTCACACTCCCAGTAACTCTGGTGATGTCATTCAACAGGATCATTCTTCAACCCAACCTTTCCGGTCAGGACAAGTGAATCAAAGACCAAATATGCCGCCCATTTGTGATAAGTGCGGCCAGGTGCATCGCTTCAAGTGCCCAGCACTTAATAAAACATGTAGTAGGTGTGGTCGTTTGAACCCCTTTGCTAAAATGTGTAGAAGCAAGACAGTGATGTCAATTGAATACCATCAGTCTCAGCCACAAGAAAATCAAGCGAATACTTCTGACACTTCTTGCTCAG ACGGCTCAGGTCAACTCTCCCAATCACAGATGCACTTCTAG